A region of Leclercia adecarboxylata DNA encodes the following proteins:
- a CDS encoding LysR family transcriptional regulator, with protein sequence MDKIHAMQLFIRVAELESFSRAADSMGLPKGSVSRQIQALENGLGTQLLHRTTRRVSLTQDGMVYYERAKDLLANMDELDGLFLHDPASVSGRIRVDMPAGVARNLVIPKLPLFLQQYPGIELELSSSDRLVDVIREGFDCVVRVGTLKDSGLIARPLGRLSVINCASPDYLSRFGYPDGLDDLASHAVVHYATHLGTRPQGFEYFDGDISHWIKTGGVLTVNSTETYHASALAGLGIIQVPRVGVRDALRAKKLLEILPQYRARPMPVSLIYPHRRNLSRRVHLFMAWLTEIMKTYVD encoded by the coding sequence ATGGATAAAATTCACGCAATGCAGCTGTTCATTCGCGTCGCTGAACTGGAGAGTTTTTCCCGCGCCGCGGACTCAATGGGCCTTCCTAAAGGTAGCGTATCGCGCCAGATTCAGGCGCTGGAGAACGGGCTTGGCACGCAGTTGCTGCACCGCACCACGCGGCGCGTCAGCCTGACGCAGGACGGCATGGTCTATTACGAGCGGGCCAAAGATCTGCTGGCAAACATGGATGAACTGGATGGTCTTTTTTTGCACGACCCTGCCAGCGTCAGCGGAAGGATCCGAGTGGATATGCCGGCAGGCGTTGCGCGAAATTTAGTCATCCCCAAACTGCCGCTTTTTTTACAGCAGTATCCCGGCATTGAACTGGAGCTGAGCAGCAGCGACCGGCTGGTGGATGTGATCCGCGAAGGATTTGACTGCGTGGTGCGCGTCGGCACCCTGAAGGACTCCGGCTTAATCGCCCGCCCGCTCGGCAGGCTGTCGGTGATTAACTGCGCCAGCCCCGATTATCTGTCGCGTTTTGGCTATCCGGACGGGCTGGATGATTTAGCCTCCCATGCAGTGGTGCACTACGCGACGCATCTCGGCACCCGGCCTCAGGGGTTCGAATATTTTGATGGCGACATTAGCCACTGGATCAAGACCGGCGGCGTCCTGACGGTCAACAGCACCGAAACCTACCACGCCTCGGCCCTCGCTGGACTCGGGATTATTCAGGTTCCAAGGGTCGGCGTGCGTGACGCGCTGCGCGCCAAAAAGCTGCTGGAGATCCTGCCGCAGTACCGCGCCAGACCGATGCCGGTGTCGCTCATTTATCCCCATCGCCGCAATCTTTCCCGCCGGGTGCATCTGTTTATGGCCTGGCTCACGGAAATCATGAAAACCTACGTTGACTGA
- the yhjD gene encoding inner membrane protein YhjD: MPDSNPQRPTQDLDYEPIKKLENSPPPKPAEAKITAVRKTGSLLDKAKDVIQLIQQRPMIAHLLRATERFNDRLGNQFGAAITYFSFLSMIPILMLSFAAAGFVLVSHPTLLQDIFTKILQNVSDPTLATTLKSTISTAVQQRTTVGIVGLFVALYSGVNWMGNLREAIRAQSRDVWERKPQDEEKIWTKYFRDFVSLIGLLVALVITLTITSVAGSAQQMIISALYLDTIEWLKPVWHLVGLGISMLANYLLFFWIFWRLPRHRPRRKALIRGTFIAAIGFEVIKIVMTYTLPSLMTSPSGAAFGSVLGLMAFFYFFARLTLFCAAWIATAEYPDDRRMPGKTHR, encoded by the coding sequence ATGCCGGATAGCAACCCGCAACGTCCCACCCAGGATCTGGATTACGAGCCGATTAAGAAACTGGAAAACAGCCCGCCCCCGAAGCCAGCTGAAGCCAAAATTACCGCCGTGCGTAAAACGGGCAGTCTGCTCGACAAGGCGAAAGACGTCATTCAGCTGATTCAGCAAAGGCCGATGATTGCCCACCTGCTGCGCGCGACCGAGCGGTTTAACGATCGGCTGGGCAATCAGTTTGGCGCGGCGATCACCTACTTCTCATTTCTGTCGATGATCCCCATCCTGATGCTCTCCTTTGCCGCAGCAGGGTTTGTGCTGGTGTCGCATCCGACGCTGCTGCAGGACATCTTCACTAAAATCCTGCAGAACGTCAGCGATCCGACGCTGGCCACCACCCTGAAAAGCACCATCAGTACCGCCGTCCAGCAGCGTACTACCGTGGGGATTGTCGGGCTGTTTGTGGCGCTCTACTCCGGCGTTAACTGGATGGGTAACCTGCGGGAGGCGATCCGCGCCCAGTCGCGCGACGTCTGGGAACGTAAGCCGCAGGATGAGGAGAAGATCTGGACCAAATATTTCCGCGACTTCGTCTCGCTGATTGGGCTGCTGGTGGCGCTGGTTATCACCCTCACCATCACCTCCGTGGCGGGCTCGGCGCAGCAGATGATCATCTCCGCGCTCTATCTCGACACTATTGAGTGGCTGAAACCCGTCTGGCATCTGGTGGGGTTAGGTATCTCGATGCTGGCGAACTATCTGTTGTTCTTCTGGATCTTCTGGCGTCTGCCGCGTCACCGGCCTCGCCGCAAGGCGCTGATCCGCGGCACGTTCATTGCCGCTATCGGCTTTGAGGTGATCAAAATCGTGATGACGTACACCCTGCCATCGCTGATGACCTCCCCGTCCGGGGCGGCGTTTGGCTCCGTGCTGGGGCTGATGGCCTTCTTCTACTTCTTCGCCAGACTGACCCTGTTCTGCGCGGCCTGGATCGCCACCGCCGAGTACCCGGATGACCGGCGAATGCCCGGCAAAACGCACCGTTAA
- a CDS encoding MFS transporter produces the protein MQATATTLNSEQENVPVNSRNKVVVASLIGTAIEFFDFYIYATAAVIVFPHIFFPQGDPTAATLQSLATFAIAFVARPIGSALFGHFGDRVGRKVTLVASLLTMGISTVAIGLLPTYETIGILAPLLLALARFGQGLGLGGEWGGAALLATENAPPRKRALYGSFPQLGAPIGFFFANGTFLLLSWLLTDEQFMTWGWRIPFIFSAVLVLIGLYVRVSLHETPVFAKVAAAKKQVKVPLGTLLTKHVRVTVLGTFIMLATYTLFYIMTVYSMTFSTTAAPVGLGLPRNEVLWMLMMAVIGFGVMVPIAGLLADRFGRRPSMIVITSLIIVFALFVFPPLLGSGNPALVMAYLLIGLSLMGLTFGPMGALLPELFPTEVRYTGASFSYNVSSILGASVAPYIATWLQANYGLQYVGFYLAAMAALTLIALLLTHETRHQSL, from the coding sequence ATGCAAGCCACAGCCACAACACTCAATTCAGAGCAGGAAAACGTCCCGGTTAACTCGCGCAATAAAGTCGTCGTCGCGTCACTGATTGGCACCGCCATCGAATTCTTCGACTTCTATATTTACGCTACCGCTGCGGTTATCGTTTTCCCGCATATCTTCTTCCCGCAGGGCGACCCGACGGCGGCAACGCTGCAGTCGCTGGCAACCTTCGCCATCGCCTTCGTCGCGCGTCCTATCGGCTCTGCGCTGTTCGGTCACTTCGGCGATCGCGTCGGACGTAAGGTGACCCTGGTCGCCTCGCTGCTGACCATGGGGATCTCTACCGTTGCCATCGGCCTGCTGCCGACCTATGAAACCATCGGTATTCTGGCTCCGCTGCTGCTGGCGCTGGCCCGTTTTGGTCAGGGTCTGGGGCTGGGTGGTGAATGGGGTGGTGCGGCGCTGCTGGCCACCGAAAACGCGCCGCCGCGCAAGCGTGCGCTGTATGGCTCCTTCCCGCAGCTGGGCGCGCCGATTGGCTTCTTCTTTGCCAACGGCACCTTCCTGCTGCTCTCCTGGCTGCTGACCGACGAGCAGTTCATGACCTGGGGCTGGCGTATTCCGTTTATCTTCTCGGCGGTGCTGGTGCTGATCGGCCTGTATGTGCGCGTCTCCCTGCACGAAACGCCGGTGTTTGCCAAAGTGGCCGCTGCGAAGAAACAGGTAAAAGTTCCGCTGGGCACGCTGCTGACCAAACACGTTCGCGTGACCGTGCTGGGCACCTTCATCATGCTGGCGACCTATACGCTGTTCTACATCATGACCGTCTACTCCATGACCTTCAGCACCACGGCTGCGCCGGTGGGTCTGGGTCTGCCGCGTAACGAAGTGCTGTGGATGCTGATGATGGCGGTAATCGGTTTTGGTGTGATGGTGCCGATCGCGGGCCTGCTGGCCGACCGCTTTGGTCGTCGCCCGAGCATGATCGTCATCACCTCGCTGATTATCGTGTTTGCGCTGTTCGTTTTCCCGCCGCTGCTCGGTTCCGGTAACCCGGCCCTGGTGATGGCGTATCTGCTGATTGGTCTGAGCCTGATGGGGCTGACTTTCGGCCCGATGGGCGCGCTGCTGCCAGAGCTGTTCCCGACCGAAGTGCGTTATACCGGAGCATCCTTCTCCTATAACGTCTCCTCGATTCTGGGCGCGTCCGTGGCGCCGTATATCGCCACCTGGTTACAGGCGAATTATGGTCTGCAGTATGTGGGGTTCTACCTGGCAGCGATGGCGGCACTGACGCTGATTGCGCTGCTGCTGACCCACGAAACCCGTCACCAGTCGCTGTAA
- a CDS encoding AsmA family protein, with product MTKTTKIITWILGVFLLLIVVAIVIIATFDWNRLKPTINQKVSTELNRPFAIRGDLGVVWERQKGETGWRSWIPWPHVHANDVLLGNPPEIPDITMVHLPRVEATLAPLALLTKTVYLPWIKLQQPDARLIRLSEKTNNWTFDLADSKDKEENAQPSAWSFRLDNIIFDRGRVAIDDAVSKADLEIFVDPLGKPLPFSEVTGAKGKDEKGKVGDYVFGLKAEGRYNDQPLRGTGKIGGMLALRSEGTPFPVQADFRSGNTRVAFVGTVNDPMKMGGVDLRLKFAGDSLGELYKLTGVLLPDTPPFETDGHLVAKIDTEKSSVYDYRDFNGRIGDSDIHGSLTYSTGKPRPKLEGDVESRQLRLADLGPLIGVDSGKGTKAQKVRKEAPPSGKVLPNDRFETDKWDVMDADVRFKGRRIEHGSSLPISNLSTHIILKNADLRLEPLKFGLAGGTISSNIHLEGDKNPMRGQADIQARRLKLKELMPDVELMQKTLGEMNGDAKIRGTGNSVAALLGNGNGNLKLLMNDGLVSRNLMEILGLNVGNFIIGQIFGDDEVRVNCAAANIDLVNGVARPQIFAFDTENAVINITGTASMASEQLDLTINPESKGIRIVTLRSPLYVRGSFKDPDAGVKAGPLIARGAVAAALATLVTPAAALLALISPSEGQANQCQTILSQMKK from the coding sequence ATGACAAAAACAACAAAGATTATCACCTGGATCCTGGGGGTCTTCTTGTTGTTGATTGTGGTGGCAATCGTCATCATTGCGACGTTTGACTGGAACCGCCTCAAACCGACCATCAACCAGAAAGTCTCAACCGAACTTAACCGACCTTTCGCCATTCGCGGCGATCTGGGCGTCGTGTGGGAGCGCCAGAAGGGCGAAACGGGCTGGCGCAGCTGGATCCCCTGGCCGCACGTTCACGCTAACGATGTCCTCCTCGGCAATCCGCCGGAGATACCCGATATCACGATGGTCCATCTGCCGCGCGTTGAAGCCACGCTGGCGCCGCTGGCGCTGCTCACCAAAACGGTCTATCTGCCGTGGATCAAACTGCAACAGCCCGATGCCCGGCTGATCCGCCTGTCGGAAAAAACCAACAACTGGACCTTTGATCTCGCTGATAGCAAAGACAAAGAGGAAAACGCGCAGCCTTCGGCCTGGTCGTTCCGGCTCGACAACATTATTTTCGATCGCGGTCGCGTCGCCATTGATGATGCAGTGAGCAAAGCCGACCTCGAGATCTTTGTCGATCCGCTCGGTAAACCGCTGCCGTTCAGCGAAGTGACCGGCGCGAAGGGGAAAGATGAGAAGGGCAAGGTGGGGGATTACGTCTTTGGCCTGAAGGCCGAAGGGCGCTATAACGATCAGCCGTTACGTGGCACCGGTAAAATTGGCGGCATGCTGGCGCTGCGCAGCGAAGGCACGCCGTTCCCGGTGCAGGCCGACTTCCGCTCCGGTAATACCCGGGTGGCCTTTGTCGGCACGGTGAACGACCCGATGAAAATGGGGGGCGTTGACCTGCGGCTTAAATTCGCCGGGGATTCACTGGGTGAACTCTATAAGCTGACCGGCGTTCTGCTGCCGGATACCCCGCCGTTTGAAACGGACGGCCATCTGGTGGCGAAAATCGATACGGAAAAATCCTCGGTCTACGATTACCGCGACTTTAATGGCCGGATCGGTGACAGCGATATTCACGGCTCGCTGACCTACAGCACCGGTAAACCGCGACCGAAGCTGGAAGGCGACGTGGAATCACGTCAGCTGCGCCTTGCCGATTTAGGGCCGCTGATTGGCGTCGATTCCGGTAAAGGCACGAAAGCGCAGAAGGTCAGAAAGGAGGCACCGCCGTCGGGCAAAGTGCTGCCGAATGACCGCTTCGAAACCGATAAGTGGGACGTGATGGATGCCGACGTGCGCTTCAAGGGGCGTCGAATCGAGCATGGCAGCAGCCTGCCCATCAGCAACCTCTCTACCCATATCATTCTGAAAAATGCCGATCTGCGCCTGGAGCCGCTGAAGTTCGGCCTGGCCGGGGGGACCATCTCGTCAAATATTCATCTGGAAGGGGATAAAAACCCGATGCGGGGTCAGGCGGATATTCAGGCGCGACGGCTGAAGCTGAAAGAGCTGATGCCGGATGTGGAACTGATGCAGAAAACCCTCGGCGAAATGAACGGCGATGCCAAAATTCGCGGCACCGGCAACTCGGTGGCGGCCCTGCTGGGTAACGGCAACGGCAACCTGAAGCTGCTGATGAATGACGGGCTGGTGAGCCGTAACCTGATGGAGATCCTCGGTCTGAACGTCGGCAACTTTATTATCGGGCAGATCTTTGGCGATGATGAAGTGCGGGTGAACTGTGCCGCCGCCAATATCGACCTGGTGAACGGCGTGGCGCGTCCGCAAATCTTTGCCTTTGATACCGAAAATGCGGTGATCAACATTACCGGCACGGCCAGTATGGCCTCGGAGCAGCTCGATCTCACCATCAACCCGGAAAGCAAGGGTATTCGCATCGTGACGCTGCGCTCGCCGCTGTACGTGCGCGGTAGCTTTAAAGATCCGGATGCGGGGGTGAAAGCAGGGCCGTTGATTGCTCGCGGCGCGGTGGCTGCTGCGCTGGCGACGCTGGTGACCCCGGCGGCGGCACTGCTGGCGCTGATCTCGCCGTCAGAGGGGCAGGCTAACCAGTGTCAGACCATTCTGTCGCAGATGAAGAAATAG
- the pdeH gene encoding cyclic-guanylate-specific phosphodiesterase: MKLRQDIQLLSIPEASIENLQEHRYWLQCERAYTYQPIYRTDGKLMAIEILTVVTHPSNPAQRIAPDRYFAEVPVRHRLDILEEQLTMLAARQAFFADNNILASVNVDGPTLLAVRQDESLQKLIQRLPWLRFELVEHVRLPQDSSFATMCEFGPLWLDDFGTGMANFSALSEVRYDYIKVARDLFIMLRQTPEGRNLFTLLLQLMNRYCQGVIVEGVETLEEWRDVQNSPAAAAQGYFLSRPVSMETLDNVIITL; this comes from the coding sequence ATGAAGTTAAGGCAGGACATCCAGCTGCTGAGCATCCCTGAAGCGAGTATTGAGAACTTACAGGAACATCGCTACTGGCTGCAATGTGAGCGCGCTTACACTTATCAGCCGATCTACCGCACCGACGGTAAGCTGATGGCGATTGAGATCCTGACCGTCGTGACTCATCCTTCAAATCCGGCTCAGCGGATCGCCCCGGATCGCTACTTCGCGGAAGTACCCGTGCGCCATCGTCTGGATATTCTGGAAGAGCAGCTCACCATGCTGGCGGCCAGGCAGGCGTTTTTCGCCGACAATAACATTCTGGCTTCGGTTAACGTCGATGGTCCAACCCTGCTGGCGGTGCGTCAGGATGAGAGTCTGCAGAAGCTGATCCAGCGGCTGCCGTGGCTGCGCTTTGAGCTGGTGGAACATGTTCGTCTGCCGCAGGACTCCTCGTTTGCCACCATGTGCGAGTTTGGTCCACTGTGGCTGGACGATTTCGGCACCGGCATGGCGAACTTCTCCGCCCTGAGTGAAGTGCGTTACGACTACATCAAAGTGGCGCGTGACCTGTTCATCATGCTGCGCCAGACCCCGGAAGGCCGTAATCTGTTCACGCTCCTGCTGCAGCTGATGAACCGCTACTGCCAGGGCGTGATCGTCGAAGGCGTCGAGACGCTGGAAGAGTGGCGCGATGTTCAGAACTCACCAGCCGCCGCCGCGCAGGGCTATTTCCTCTCCCGTCCGGTGTCGATGGAGACGCTCGACAACGTTATCATCACCCTCTGA
- a CDS encoding sugar kinase, which yields MSKKIAVIGECMIELSQKGAEVSRGFGGDTLNTSVYIARQVDADALAVNYVTALGTDNFSQQMLDAWQSENVDTSLTQRMENRLPGLYYIETDSTGERTFYYWRNEAAAKFWLESDSAAQICETLAHFDYIYLSGISLAILSQSSREKLLSLLRECRANGGKVIFDNNYRPRLWASREETQQVYSQMLECTDIAFLTLDDEDALWGEKPVDEVIARTQAAGVSEVVIKRGADSCLVAITGEAVIEVPAVKLAKEKVIDTTAAGDSFSAGYLAVRLTGGTPQAAAQRGHLTASTVIQYRGAIIPREAMPE from the coding sequence ATGTCCAAGAAAATTGCCGTGATCGGCGAATGTATGATCGAACTGTCCCAGAAAGGGGCGGAAGTCAGCCGCGGTTTCGGCGGCGATACCTTAAACACCTCGGTGTATATTGCCCGTCAGGTCGATGCTGACGCGCTGGCGGTAAACTATGTTACTGCCCTGGGCACCGATAACTTCAGCCAGCAGATGCTGGACGCATGGCAGAGTGAGAACGTCGATACCTCGCTGACCCAGCGGATGGAGAACCGCCTGCCGGGTCTCTATTACATCGAAACCGACAGCACCGGCGAGCGTACCTTCTACTACTGGCGTAACGAGGCTGCCGCCAAATTCTGGCTGGAGAGCGACAGCGCGGCGCAGATCTGCGAAACGCTGGCCCACTTCGACTATATCTACCTGAGCGGCATCAGCCTGGCGATCCTCAGCCAGAGCAGCCGCGAAAAACTGCTCTCCCTGCTGCGCGAATGTCGCGCCAACGGCGGGAAGGTGATTTTTGACAATAACTACCGTCCACGCCTGTGGGCCAGCCGCGAAGAGACGCAGCAGGTCTATAGCCAGATGCTGGAGTGCACCGACATCGCCTTCCTGACCCTCGACGACGAAGATGCGCTGTGGGGCGAGAAGCCGGTTGATGAGGTGATTGCCCGCACGCAGGCCGCCGGTGTCAGCGAAGTGGTGATTAAGCGCGGCGCGGATTCCTGCCTGGTGGCGATTACCGGTGAAGCGGTTATCGAAGTGCCTGCAGTGAAGCTGGCGAAAGAGAAAGTGATTGATACCACCGCGGCGGGTGACTCCTTCAGCGCCGGATATCTGGCAGTGCGTCTGACGGGCGGTACGCCACAGGCAGCAGCCCAGCGCGGCCACCTCACCGCCAGCACGGTGATCCAGTATCGCGGCGCCATTATTCCACGGGAAGCGATGCCGGAGTAA